In Dehalogenimonas etheniformans, one genomic interval encodes:
- a CDS encoding B12-binding domain-containing radical SAM protein: MKVLLLFPPQWVPYYPHLALPSLAAFLRSNGVETVQKDLNVGSYNQFLTRKYLRSLKSALDSKFDEFNSKPRLSASPEQQVYSDIFIAKSSLYHLADNIEDAVKVFRGRRYYNAETLNTARKTIENALTTVSIAHYPARLELMSFSMPEYDGKFETIEKLTSNIQGNPYFEYFEKNVLPYVREQAPGVIGISIAGESQLIPALTLARLVKKNFDCHVVLGGYVVTLLADSLTRHRKLFEEYCDSLLVLEGERPLLELVRRLESHQSLESVPNLIYFDDGSVRANQVSPPEPMEGLPAPDFDGLPLQEYLAPDPVLPVLASRGCYWGRCAFCSHNVSYENKYRPHSGEKIVADLEALHRKYGVKHFAFSDEAIAPKVMREVTSRLIEDKTDFRFSTNIRIEPQFTPALCETMHIAGFRVVYLGQESGCDRVLGLMKKGFNKDTAIEVCRNLVNAGIWDHLYIFLGFPGESENDAQETITFLSENASIIRSFNLGSFSLGRGSEVMRMPGDYGIKISQARLDDLAMVYSYAPSSGISSSRAAELSREAWAILSKEYPTSRVLDLLSKEDLLLYLSHFESTDPALTKIKRSPTVSAPGVELTLDSQLKTSPGVFRTTLNFDLPDIMKNLLLNWERDAVPSPVRVLFDPENRKIRPIGPNVSEMLDLLGRGRTIRMIARQLSQRHNIPEAAVEAFCLDALNQLKNEGYLAADKAII, translated from the coding sequence ATGAAAGTATTACTTCTTTTTCCGCCGCAGTGGGTACCTTATTACCCACACCTCGCCTTGCCCTCTTTGGCTGCTTTTCTGCGCTCTAACGGGGTCGAGACCGTCCAGAAAGATCTGAACGTAGGATCATACAACCAATTCCTCACTCGCAAATATTTACGTTCCTTGAAATCAGCGTTGGATTCCAAATTCGACGAATTCAATTCCAAACCGCGCTTGTCCGCCAGCCCGGAACAACAGGTTTATAGTGATATCTTCATAGCCAAGTCTTCCTTGTATCATCTCGCCGATAACATAGAAGATGCCGTTAAAGTTTTTCGCGGTCGGCGCTACTATAATGCGGAAACTCTAAATACAGCCCGCAAGACTATTGAAAACGCTCTGACAACGGTCTCTATCGCCCATTACCCGGCTCGCCTTGAGTTGATGTCATTTTCGATGCCGGAATACGACGGTAAGTTTGAGACCATCGAAAAACTTACCTCCAACATTCAGGGAAACCCCTATTTCGAATATTTTGAGAAAAATGTATTGCCGTATGTTCGCGAACAGGCCCCTGGGGTCATCGGTATCTCAATTGCCGGCGAGAGCCAATTAATTCCTGCCCTGACTCTCGCGCGGCTGGTTAAAAAGAATTTTGACTGCCATGTTGTTCTTGGCGGCTACGTTGTGACGTTGCTTGCCGACTCCTTGACCCGTCATCGCAAATTGTTCGAGGAATATTGCGACAGCCTGTTAGTACTTGAAGGCGAGCGCCCCCTGCTTGAACTGGTCCGCAGACTTGAATCTCATCAGAGCCTTGAGTCCGTGCCGAACCTGATTTACTTCGACGACGGAAGTGTCAGAGCGAACCAGGTGTCCCCACCCGAACCAATGGAAGGGCTCCCGGCGCCTGATTTCGACGGGTTGCCTCTTCAAGAATACCTCGCCCCGGATCCGGTGTTGCCTGTTCTGGCTTCACGGGGCTGCTACTGGGGTAGATGTGCCTTTTGTTCGCACAACGTATCATATGAAAACAAGTACCGTCCACACTCGGGCGAGAAAATCGTTGCTGACCTGGAGGCACTCCACCGAAAATATGGAGTCAAGCACTTCGCTTTTTCCGATGAAGCGATCGCCCCGAAGGTCATGCGCGAGGTAACTTCGAGGCTGATCGAGGACAAAACGGATTTTCGCTTCTCTACAAATATCCGGATCGAACCGCAGTTTACCCCGGCACTCTGCGAGACGATGCACATAGCTGGCTTCAGGGTTGTCTATCTGGGGCAGGAGTCCGGGTGCGACCGGGTTCTCGGTTTAATGAAAAAGGGCTTCAACAAAGATACCGCAATCGAAGTCTGCCGCAACCTTGTAAACGCGGGTATCTGGGACCATCTGTACATCTTCCTTGGCTTTCCCGGCGAATCTGAAAACGATGCCCAGGAAACGATAACGTTTCTTTCGGAGAATGCCAGCATCATCCGTTCCTTTAATCTCGGCAGTTTTTCCCTGGGCCGAGGTTCCGAGGTCATGCGGATGCCGGGAGATTACGGGATCAAGATCAGCCAGGCGCGGCTCGATGATTTGGCCATGGTTTATTCCTATGCCCCGTCCAGTGGCATTTCAAGCTCGCGGGCTGCCGAACTGAGCCGGGAGGCATGGGCCATCTTGTCGAAAGAGTATCCGACGAGTAGAGTTCTGGATCTGTTGTCCAAAGAGGATTTGCTCCTCTACCTCTCGCATTTCGAGTCAACGGATCCTGCTCTTACAAAGATCAAGAGATCCCCGACGGTTTCGGCGCCGGGAGTCGAATTAACCCTTGACTCTCAACTTAAAACATCCCCCGGTGTTTTTAGAACCACACTCAATTTTGATCTACCGGACATCATGAAGAACCTGCTTCTGAACTGGGAACGTGACGCGGTGCCTTCGCCGGTTCGCGTTCTTTTCGATCCAGAAAACCGAAAGATCAGGCCGATCGGTCCCAACGTCTCTGAAATGCTTGACCTGTTGGGTAGGGGGCGTACCATCCGGATGATCGCCAGGCAGCTTTCTCAAAGGCACAATATTCCTGAGGCGGCGGTTGAAGCTTTTTGCTTGGACGCCTTAAATCAGTTAAAAAACGAGGGTTATCTAGCCGCTGATAAGGCTATTATCTGA
- a CDS encoding 4Fe-4S dicluster domain-containing protein, which produces MPVGMLIDTTKCILCLRCENECHNFYGLKNKRLEGSSEKPELDAYHYVVVKSYEVPTPNGTKVIGVSKRCLHCFSPACVSVCPVGALHKTPEGAVIWDEGRCIGCRYCQNACPFEIPKFEWDVAWPKIQKCIFCLERRIRNGQNPVCSDVCPTQAIRFGDRADLVAEAHKRIAENPDVYFDHVYGETEVGGTFKMYIGAVDMRELGFPETETEMYPNFTHEFLSKIPVEIASLALVLGGIYTFRSRRMAAAGQDNSHNEKRG; this is translated from the coding sequence ATGCCCGTTGGAATGCTGATCGACACCACAAAGTGCATCCTGTGCCTGAGGTGCGAGAATGAATGCCACAATTTTTACGGCCTGAAAAACAAGCGTCTTGAGGGCAGCAGCGAGAAGCCTGAACTGGATGCTTATCACTATGTGGTGGTAAAGAGCTACGAAGTCCCGACGCCTAACGGAACCAAGGTCATCGGGGTCAGCAAACGCTGCCTGCATTGCTTCAGCCCGGCATGCGTTTCAGTTTGCCCGGTAGGCGCCCTTCACAAAACGCCCGAAGGCGCGGTGATCTGGGATGAAGGACGTTGCATCGGCTGCCGCTACTGCCAGAACGCCTGCCCGTTCGAAATCCCCAAGTTCGAATGGGATGTCGCCTGGCCGAAGATCCAGAAGTGCATTTTTTGCCTTGAGCGACGTATAAGAAACGGGCAGAACCCAGTATGCTCCGATGTCTGCCCGACCCAGGCTATCCGTTTCGGCGACAGGGCTGACCTTGTCGCGGAAGCGCATAAACGTATCGCCGAAAATCCGGATGTTTATTTCGATCACGTCTACGGTGAGACCGAAGTCGGCGGCACTTTCAAAATGTACATCGGCGCGGTTGACATGCGCGAACTGGGATTCCCCGAGACCGAGACCGAGATGTACCCCAATTTCACCCATGAATTCTTGAGCAAGATCCCAGTGGAAATCGCCTCCCTTGCTCTTGTACTGGGCGGGATATACACCTTCCGCTCGCGGCGCATGGCAGCCGCCGGCCAAGACAACTCCCATAACGAAAAGCGAGGTTAA
- a CDS encoding D-alanine--D-alanine ligase family protein — translation MDKLKITVLFWEERGPEKAKHDEVVDEVFAALKASGHDVALLGLCDDLRELLDKLDEQRPDLVFNLCERFADNDAFEMNVTAVLEMVGQPFTGTGPQGMAMRQDKVLTKKLLQFHNVPYPNYAIFDKHNIEFAGKMHFPLFVKPLKGDTSLGIEGSSLVTEYSKMVERIDFIHSQLKEQALVEEYIEGREFYVGVLGNDQSEALPVMELDFSGLPAGTPRVFARNYKDESSPDYKFVNVEVATDLNPETRARITATGKEAAYALKVRDYARVDIRLSPTGTAVVVEVNANPYLERTSTFALAALQAGLGYNTLINRIVEAAWKRYEPTPFLAQLQKARSERVRTRRQVSRLIETCEKPELAKVTETRPPVIGTNPPA, via the coding sequence ATGGACAAGCTCAAGATAACCGTCCTTTTCTGGGAAGAGCGCGGGCCGGAAAAAGCGAAACATGACGAGGTCGTTGATGAGGTTTTCGCCGCACTGAAGGCATCCGGTCACGATGTAGCCCTGCTTGGGTTGTGCGACGACCTTCGGGAGCTGCTGGATAAACTCGATGAACAGCGGCCTGACCTGGTGTTCAACCTATGCGAACGCTTTGCCGATAACGACGCGTTCGAGATGAACGTCACCGCCGTACTGGAGATGGTCGGTCAACCGTTTACGGGGACCGGACCCCAGGGTATGGCCATGCGGCAAGACAAGGTCCTGACCAAGAAACTTCTTCAGTTTCACAACGTTCCCTACCCCAACTACGCCATTTTCGACAAGCACAACATCGAGTTTGCCGGAAAAATGCACTTCCCCCTCTTCGTAAAACCTCTAAAAGGCGATACGTCTCTTGGCATAGAGGGCTCGTCCCTGGTCACCGAATATTCCAAGATGGTTGAGCGGATCGATTTCATCCATAGCCAACTGAAGGAACAAGCCCTGGTTGAAGAGTATATCGAGGGCCGAGAGTTCTATGTGGGCGTTTTGGGCAACGATCAGTCTGAGGCGCTGCCTGTGATGGAACTTGATTTCTCCGGGTTGCCCGCCGGAACGCCGCGGGTGTTCGCCCGGAATTATAAAGACGAGTCGAGCCCAGACTATAAATTCGTAAATGTTGAAGTAGCCACCGACCTCAATCCCGAGACACGGGCCAGGATCACTGCGACGGGTAAGGAAGCGGCTTATGCTCTAAAAGTGAGAGATTACGCCCGGGTAGACATCAGGCTATCGCCCACCGGCACCGCCGTGGTCGTTGAAGTCAACGCCAATCCGTACCTGGAGCGGACCAGCACGTTTGCCCTGGCGGCGCTCCAGGCCGGCTTGGGATACAACACATTGATCAACCGAATCGTCGAAGCCGCCTGGAAGCGGTATGAACCGACGCCGTTTCTGGCTCAGTTACAAAAAGCCCGATCGGAGCGGGTGAGGACACGAAGACAGGTTTCTAGATTGATTGAAACGTGTGAAAAACCGGAGCTGGCCAAGGTCACTGAAACGAGGCCACCGGTCATCGGCACGAACCCGCCAGCTTAG
- a CDS encoding MarR family winged helix-turn-helix transcriptional regulator → MPQTTVTSYSDPILDRWARFMRTRNLLYNIFRRDLAELGIKPEQLGILNIVNMAEGPVTPSFISRIYRREPHTVSVNLKRLEARGLIKLVKDMQRRNMIRVTITKAGEDVWERGIKKTDNVGLIFAELSPAESDQLDTIINKLAEASLRVAKRHK, encoded by the coding sequence ATGCCTCAGACAACCGTCACAAGTTATTCCGATCCGATACTCGATCGCTGGGCCCGTTTTATGCGAACGAGGAACCTTTTATATAATATCTTCAGGCGCGATCTAGCCGAATTGGGTATCAAACCGGAACAACTCGGTATTTTGAACATCGTAAATATGGCCGAGGGACCGGTTACTCCTTCATTTATTTCACGTATCTATCGTCGAGAGCCGCACACGGTTTCCGTTAATTTAAAAAGGCTCGAAGCTAGAGGGTTAATTAAGTTGGTCAAGGACATGCAACGAAGAAACATGATCCGTGTAACGATTACCAAAGCGGGTGAAGATGTTTGGGAAAGAGGTATAAAGAAAACAGACAATGTCGGCCTCATTTTTGCTGAACTCTCTCCGGCTGAATCAGACCAACTGGATACCATCATAAACAAGCTGGCCGAAGCCTCCCTAAGAGTAGCAAAACGGCATAAATAG
- a CDS encoding reductive dehalogenase: MSQFHSSLSRRDFMKALGLTAVGAAALTAPTFKDLDEVISSPEGKLNRAWWIKDRELENPTVELDWSQMKRSDGKWTGQDASCQTYFMGADEQKKRSAQATAYTAEKLKANAPGMNLRDTALSSGIYQAPISYMGLQTSKTPAQLGVPKWSGTPEENAKMMRAAARFYGMATVGFAEISQQYKDKLVREYDKAASHKKYIFEDVAVGYEGTDKLVLPASVPLYDMAFLHPLSKEMYRTWPSSNIGGAGNSIRYSQWSIIQPRLQQFARTLGYQIYGYTTPVCGAIPTIATNTLTGTVEGGRNNGVCISPEYGSTVGAFSVVMDIPVAPTPPIDAGIWRFCQTCHKCSEACPTGSIPDDKEPRWDIPQIYGKADNTHVPGKKQFWTDGVSCWSLKATFGGCGQCMGICTFNTGAAGIHSYVKATLASTPMFNDFLWRADKWWGYGAHEDKENWWNLTQPSLGFDTTVGVTHSTY, encoded by the coding sequence ATGTCACAATTTCACAGCTCACTGAGTCGTCGCGATTTTATGAAAGCGCTTGGTTTGACTGCAGTAGGTGCAGCTGCATTAACAGCGCCGACCTTCAAGGATCTGGATGAAGTAATAAGTTCGCCTGAAGGCAAGTTGAACCGTGCGTGGTGGATCAAGGACCGCGAACTGGAAAATCCTACGGTTGAACTGGATTGGAGCCAGATGAAAAGGTCAGACGGCAAGTGGACCGGTCAGGATGCCTCTTGCCAGACTTACTTCATGGGCGCTGATGAACAAAAGAAAAGATCTGCTCAAGCAACGGCGTATACGGCCGAAAAATTGAAGGCAAATGCCCCTGGTATGAACCTTCGTGATACCGCCTTATCAAGTGGAATATACCAGGCCCCCATTAGTTACATGGGCTTGCAGACCTCAAAAACCCCAGCCCAGCTCGGAGTTCCTAAGTGGTCGGGCACGCCGGAAGAAAACGCTAAGATGATGCGCGCGGCTGCTCGATTCTACGGGATGGCTACTGTTGGTTTCGCTGAGATTTCCCAGCAGTACAAGGATAAACTGGTCCGCGAATATGACAAAGCTGCCTCACACAAGAAATACATTTTCGAAGATGTTGCCGTCGGCTATGAAGGCACGGACAAACTCGTTCTGCCTGCTAGTGTTCCCCTATACGATATGGCTTTCCTGCATCCGTTGTCCAAGGAAATGTATCGCACTTGGCCTAGCTCCAATATCGGCGGCGCAGGCAACTCTATCCGGTACAGCCAATGGTCCATAATCCAGCCGCGGTTGCAGCAGTTTGCCCGCACCCTGGGTTATCAAATCTACGGTTATACCACCCCTGTTTGCGGCGCCATTCCGACTATCGCCACCAACACCTTAACGGGTACCGTTGAGGGTGGTCGTAACAACGGTGTCTGCATCTCCCCGGAGTATGGTTCTACCGTTGGCGCCTTCTCTGTGGTTATGGACATTCCGGTAGCACCGACTCCGCCGATCGATGCGGGTATCTGGCGCTTCTGCCAGACCTGCCACAAGTGCTCCGAGGCCTGCCCGACCGGCTCTATTCCTGATGATAAGGAGCCCAGATGGGACATCCCCCAGATCTATGGCAAGGCAGATAATACCCATGTTCCGGGCAAGAAGCAGTTCTGGACCGATGGCGTTTCCTGCTGGAGCTTGAAGGCTACCTTCGGCGGCTGCGGCCAGTGCATGGGCATTTGTACCTTCAATACCGGAGCAGCCGGTATTCACAGCTATGTTAAAGCAACGCTGGCTAGTACCCCCATGTTTAATGACTTCCTGTGGCGTGCCGACAAATGGTGGGGTTATGGCGCACATGAGGACAAGGAAAATTGGTGGAACCTAACTCAACCGAGTCTTGGTTTTGACACTACTGTCGGCGTCACGCATTCTACCTACTAA
- a CDS encoding response regulator, with protein sequence METKPIRVMLVDDHSVVRSGLKAMLAAEDDLELAGEAADGSEAVRFVERFKPDVILMDLLMPVMDGVAATKAIHDRYPDIRIIVLTSFKEREQVDGALKAGAMSYLLKTVSASELVSAIRGAMAGQSKLSSEATQVLIQEMRSPSARDYDLTAREKEILKLMVDGLPNTEIADKLGVSPSTAKFHVSNVLSKLGVASRTEAVSLALKQKLVK encoded by the coding sequence ATGGAGACTAAACCTATCCGTGTAATGCTGGTAGATGACCACAGCGTCGTCCGCTCCGGGCTCAAGGCTATGCTTGCCGCAGAAGACGATCTGGAACTGGCCGGGGAAGCGGCCGACGGCAGCGAAGCCGTCAGGTTCGTCGAGCGCTTCAAGCCCGACGTCATCCTGATGGACCTCCTGATGCCGGTAATGGACGGGGTAGCCGCCACCAAAGCCATCCACGATCGTTACCCTGACATCAGGATCATCGTTCTCACCAGTTTCAAGGAGCGGGAGCAGGTAGATGGGGCGCTCAAGGCCGGGGCTATGAGCTACCTCTTAAAGACAGTATCCGCCTCGGAATTGGTCTCTGCCATCCGGGGTGCCATGGCGGGACAATCCAAACTTTCTTCCGAGGCCACCCAGGTGCTCATCCAGGAGATGAGGAGCCCATCGGCCCGGGACTATGACCTGACCGCCCGAGAGAAGGAAATCCTTAAGCTCATGGTGGACGGCCTGCCCAACACTGAGATCGCCGATAAGCTGGGGGTGAGCCCCTCCACCGCCAAGTTCCACGTTTCCAACGTCCTTTCCAAGCTGGGAGTGGCCAGCCGGACAGAAGCCGTCTCCCTGGCATTAAAACAGAAACTGGTCAAATGA
- a CDS encoding BMP family lipoprotein → MFLARRRLVIILISISLIIPVFGCSQPSQPAKVLNIGLLLGSGGLGDRSFNDSAYAGLLEAQKKYNIRFETVDTGTLEANKDALSLFARNNYDLIIAVAFENMASLQAVAAEFPDTHFAGIDFELTADNVSSIVYREQEGDFLMGALAAMLTKTKKVDVIGGTDIPAIHRIMTGYVQGAAYQDPGVTVLTDFAGTFADPAVGLSLALKRFGEGVDVIHNAASKTGLGIIQAAAQVNKLVTGTSGDQRYLAPGNMVGNRPKRVDTAVMLLVDEVYNDSFKPGVRSLGLKENGLTLGPFDQNIVTPQITARLDELKQKIITGQIVVKAE, encoded by the coding sequence ATGTTTTTAGCCAGGCGGCGTTTGGTCATAATTCTAATTTCGATCTCTCTGATTATCCCGGTTTTTGGCTGCAGCCAACCCTCGCAACCCGCCAAAGTGCTGAATATTGGACTTCTCCTGGGGAGCGGCGGCCTGGGCGACCGGTCGTTCAACGATTCGGCTTATGCCGGTTTGCTCGAAGCTCAGAAGAAATACAACATCCGCTTTGAGACTGTAGATACCGGCACCTTGGAAGCTAACAAAGATGCCCTCAGCCTGTTTGCCCGTAACAATTATGACCTGATTATCGCCGTAGCTTTTGAGAACATGGCAAGTCTTCAGGCGGTCGCTGCCGAGTTTCCGGATACGCATTTTGCGGGGATAGATTTCGAGCTGACCGCGGATAACGTATCTTCCATCGTCTATCGCGAACAGGAAGGTGATTTCCTGATGGGAGCCCTGGCTGCCATGCTGACCAAAACAAAGAAGGTCGATGTCATTGGTGGCACTGACATCCCCGCCATCCATCGCATCATGACCGGATATGTCCAGGGGGCGGCATACCAAGATCCGGGAGTCACCGTTTTGACTGACTTTGCTGGAACCTTCGCTGATCCGGCAGTCGGATTGTCATTGGCGTTGAAGCGTTTTGGCGAAGGCGTGGATGTCATCCATAACGCCGCCTCAAAAACCGGCCTCGGGATCATCCAGGCTGCAGCGCAAGTAAACAAGCTGGTTACCGGTACCAGCGGCGACCAGCGCTACCTGGCTCCCGGCAACATGGTCGGTAACCGGCCTAAAAGGGTGGACACGGCGGTCATGTTGCTGGTCGATGAGGTGTACAATGACTCATTCAAACCGGGTGTCAGGTCGCTTGGTTTGAAAGAAAACGGACTGACTCTGGGACCGTTTGACCAGAATATAGTCACCCCTCAGATCACCGCCCGCCTCGATGAACTTAAGCAGAAAATCATCACTGGTCAGATCGTGGTAAAGGCAGAATAA
- a CDS encoding DUF998 domain-containing protein has translation MKTLGKSTRPIGRQAANALCLGFPAVFLLGTTALEIYQPGYNRLTSTISELVWGPAGWLENILFLVFAITLALFALRLRTAFIPLAAASLGFVLIAIFPTRAIGGEITMISLIHEYSAQGIALALPAACFLLAKKLDNNEKHRFLVTCSITAGVIGIAVNICGFLALHNESAWVGAAERLIVLNGLFWLQLAGIHLWLLQKDTTTAQPPKHYRSSRFSTAPCPAANPVSTAATVQNDTSRWY, from the coding sequence TTGAAAACACTGGGCAAATCAACCAGGCCTATCGGCAGGCAAGCTGCCAACGCATTATGCCTCGGTTTTCCGGCTGTTTTCCTGCTTGGCACGACCGCATTGGAGATATATCAGCCGGGATACAACCGGCTGACAAGCACCATCAGCGAATTGGTCTGGGGGCCGGCGGGGTGGCTAGAAAACATCTTGTTCCTGGTATTCGCCATTACCCTCGCGTTATTTGCATTGAGATTGCGCACCGCTTTCATACCTCTGGCTGCCGCCTCATTGGGATTCGTGCTTATTGCTATTTTCCCAACCAGGGCGATAGGTGGGGAGATAACGATGATTTCTTTAATCCACGAATACTCGGCTCAGGGAATCGCGCTAGCCCTGCCTGCGGCCTGCTTCCTTTTGGCAAAAAAGTTGGACAATAATGAAAAACATCGTTTCCTGGTCACCTGCAGCATTACAGCCGGGGTGATCGGGATTGCCGTAAATATCTGCGGTTTTTTGGCGCTGCACAACGAATCTGCCTGGGTCGGAGCGGCTGAACGACTCATAGTGTTGAACGGCCTCTTCTGGCTGCAGCTCGCCGGCATCCACCTTTGGCTCTTGCAAAAAGATACAACAACCGCTCAGCCTCCAAAACATTATCGCAGCTCGAGATTCTCCACAGCGCCCTGTCCGGCGGCAAATCCGGTTAGTACGGCCGCGACGGTCCAAAATGACACCTCAAGATGGTATTGA
- a CDS encoding DOMON domain-containing protein has protein sequence MQRKLQHLGISPLIALVGIILFLGLFTACGGTDGTPSGTTNSSGVTWKSDGVVSEGEYTSTKIISDTFTLWWNTDSTYIYIAMEGTSPISAGYVGLGFLPSNWTPSMQKMNTDAIIGFVVAGKATVVDTFITGVIGPHPNDSKNDVEQSSGSINGNTTLIEFKRKLNTGDNRDQTIIKGTNKIMWAVGFDPEENGAHAARGYSEIEIQ, from the coding sequence ATGCAACGAAAACTCCAGCACCTCGGTATCAGCCCGCTTATTGCTTTAGTGGGTATAATACTGTTTCTGGGTTTATTTACAGCTTGTGGAGGAACCGACGGAACCCCATCCGGCACCACAAATTCCAGTGGTGTCACCTGGAAATCCGATGGCGTCGTTTCAGAGGGTGAATACACATCGACCAAGATTATCAGTGATACTTTCACTCTTTGGTGGAACACCGATTCGACCTACATCTACATCGCAATGGAGGGAACATCTCCGATCAGTGCTGGGTATGTCGGTCTTGGGTTTCTGCCATCTAATTGGACACCGTCGATGCAGAAGATGAACACCGATGCCATCATCGGTTTCGTCGTGGCGGGTAAAGCTACCGTTGTCGATACCTTTATCACAGGCGTCATCGGCCCTCATCCGAACGATAGCAAAAATGACGTTGAGCAATCTAGCGGCTCGATCAACGGCAATACGACCCTGATCGAGTTCAAGCGCAAACTGAACACCGGCGATAATCGGGATCAGACAATAATTAAAGGGACCAACAAAATCATGTGGGCGGTCGGCTTCGATCCGGAGGAAAACGGTGCTCATGCCGCTCGGGGTTACAGCGAGATTGAAATTCAGTAA
- a CDS encoding sensor histidine kinase, with translation MSPSRPPLWSRIIRWASVSLRRRLVVSSAIFWIVAVTIIAFTFLGFGQQQMLNETRDRNVQTASIISRDLNSQMNGTLADARNFTRHLELLSPDLDAQASAAISLRLSAPQQYRGIYQFDPQGRLKLFVNDSIDSLLRLRSADILTRSPISVDELVMNAFRQSSTGGTYVSEVQYTNLGNVPVLYLGLPLNPIEGSAAIVVLEIDLQAMWERIDQITFGQTGFTYIVSREGFIIAYPESSGLGQPIKDSLTPLLSGNEGFAEYRDPARGLILAAFSPVGGLTGWGVVIEQSASETNIPISRMGAAVIGIWMFMAFLGTAAIFRAVNGVAKPIVTLTATTNDIARTGALKRIKPMERSDEIGQLSRSFDQMIERLQTTEGKLEHVAAEERNRLARELHDAVSQTLFSASIIAEVLPKLWNKNPEEGHRRLAEIQQLTRGALAEMRTLLFELRPQALLDAEINYLLRQLVESFGTRHRIPVDLKIDDECGMSAEVKVAFYRIAQEALNNVAKHAQATQISIHLWCEDDSIFLRVIDNGQGFDRAHTRPGSLGLGIMTERSREIGADLSIESKPGQGTMVTVKWQMPVKEANDNGD, from the coding sequence ATGTCTCCAAGTCGTCCGCCCCTATGGTCTCGCATCATCCGGTGGGCGTCGGTGAGTTTAAGGCGCCGGTTGGTCGTGTCCAGCGCGATTTTCTGGATTGTCGCTGTGACCATCATCGCATTCACCTTTCTGGGTTTTGGCCAGCAACAGATGCTTAACGAAACCCGGGATCGCAACGTCCAGACAGCCTCTATCATCAGCCGTGACCTGAACTCCCAGATGAACGGCACTCTTGCCGATGCCCGGAATTTCACCCGGCACCTTGAACTCCTGAGCCCCGACCTGGATGCCCAGGCTTCGGCGGCGATATCGCTTCGTTTATCGGCACCGCAGCAGTACCGGGGCATTTATCAGTTCGACCCTCAGGGCAGGCTTAAGCTTTTCGTGAATGACAGCATCGACTCCCTCCTCCGGTTAAGAAGCGCCGATATCCTAACCCGTTCTCCGATTAGCGTAGACGAACTGGTGATGAATGCCTTCCGGCAGTCCTCAACTGGCGGCACGTATGTCTCGGAAGTTCAATACACAAACCTGGGGAATGTCCCTGTCCTTTATCTGGGCTTGCCATTGAATCCGATAGAGGGTAGTGCGGCTATCGTCGTATTGGAGATCGATCTCCAGGCCATGTGGGAACGAATCGATCAAATCACCTTCGGTCAGACCGGCTTCACTTACATCGTTTCGCGCGAAGGGTTCATTATCGCCTACCCCGAATCATCGGGCTTGGGCCAACCTATCAAGGACTCTCTCACGCCATTGTTAAGCGGTAACGAGGGTTTTGCGGAATACCGTGATCCTGCCCGCGGTTTGATCCTGGCAGCTTTCAGCCCTGTCGGGGGATTGACCGGATGGGGGGTCGTCATTGAGCAGTCCGCCTCCGAGACCAACATTCCCATCAGCCGCATGGGTGCCGCCGTTATCGGTATCTGGATGTTCATGGCTTTTCTGGGTACAGCCGCCATTTTCCGCGCTGTAAACGGCGTGGCTAAACCGATCGTCACTCTAACCGCGACGACGAATGACATTGCCCGCACCGGTGCTTTAAAACGCATCAAACCGATGGAGCGAAGCGATGAGATCGGTCAGCTTTCGCGCTCGTTTGACCAGATGATCGAACGGCTTCAGACCACCGAAGGTAAGCTTGAGCACGTTGCGGCCGAGGAACGCAACCGCCTGGCACGAGAACTCCATGACGCTGTAAGCCAGACATTGTTTTCGGCTTCTATCATAGCCGAGGTCTTGCCGAAGTTATGGAACAAAAATCCGGAGGAAGGACATCGCAGGTTGGCCGAAATACAGCAACTGACCCGGGGCGCTCTGGCTGAAATGCGCACTCTGTTGTTCGAATTAAGGCCGCAAGCCCTCCTCGATGCGGAGATCAACTACTTATTGCGTCAGCTTGTAGAGTCGTTCGGAACTCGCCATCGCATACCCGTGGACCTTAAGATTGATGACGAGTGTGGCATGAGCGCGGAAGTCAAGGTCGCTTTCTACCGTATCGCCCAAGAGGCTTTGAACAATGTTGCCAAACATGCCCAGGCGACTCAGATATCGATTCATTTATGGTGCGAAGACGATTCCATTTTCCTTAGAGTTATTGACAACGGCCAGGGGTTTGACCGGGCTCATACCCGCCCGGGCAGCCTTGGACTTGGTATTATGACCGAAAGATCCCGGGAGATCGGCGCCGACCTTTCCATCGAAAGTAAACCCGGTCAAGGGACCATGGTCACCGTGAAATGGCAGATGCCGGTTAAGGAGGCAAACGATAATGGAGACTAA